The sequence TCCGAGTTCTCGAAACGTCGTAGTCAGGGTTATGCCTCTTCTGTGTGCGCGGCGCGAGGCGAGCGCGGGGGTCATGTCTGACCGTGCCGGGGACGTCGGCTGCCGTACGGACGAACCACTCGGGCAAGCCGTATGACACGGGACCTCTGCCGACGCTCTAGCGCTCGTACCGCTGAGGGTGTCCCTCCGGTCGTCGTACGTACAGTCCGTACGGCCAGGGAGGGCTGTCGGGTCGGAGCCGATCGGGCCACCGACCGGGCATCCTCATGCGTGCGCCCTGTCGGAACACGTCGAACATCGTCGACGCACTCAGCAGGCGCATTACCACCATACCCCGGATTCACGCACATGCGATGGCCGATTTGGTCACGTAGTCGTGGTCACAGTGATCGGCCAGGCTCTTCCGAGGCACGCCAAGCGGGCTATTGTGCGCCTCATGACTAGCTCTGACAAGCCTGAGAACGCGTCCGCCGCATCCCCCGAACACACCGGTGTCGCCGCCCAGGACTGGGCGCAGGCCTCCGCCGACCCGCACTACCGTGCCGCGGTCGTGGACCTGCTCGGCGCGCTCGCGTACGGGGAGCTGGCGGCGTTCGAGCGGCTCGCGGAGGACGCCAAGCTGGCGCCCACCCTCGCGGACAAGGCGGAGCTGGCGAAGATGGCCTCGGCCGAGTTCCACCACTTCGAGCGGCTGCGGGACCGGCTGGCCGAGATCGGCGAGGAGCCGACCGCGGCGATGGAGCCGTTCGTCGCGGCCCTGGACGGCTTCCACAAGCAGACGGCGCCCTCGGACTGGCTGGAGGGCCTGGTCAAGGCCTACGTCGGCGACTCGATCGCCAGTGACTTCTACCGGGAGGTCGCGGCCCGTCTGGACTCCGACACGCGTGAGCTGGTCCTCGCGGTCCTCGACGACACCGGGCACGCCGGTTTCGCGGTGGAGAAGGTGCGTGCGGCGATCGACGCCGATCCGCGGGTCGGCGGGCGGCTGGCGCTGTGGGCGCGGCGTCTGATGGGGGAGGCGCTGTCGCAGTCGCAGCGGGTTGTCGCCGACCGGGACGCGCTGTCCACGATGCTCGTGGGGGGTGTGGCCGACGGGTTCGATCTCGCGGAGGTCGGCCGGATGTTCTCACGGATCACGGAGGCGCACACCAAGCGGATGGCTGCGCTGGGCCTGGCCGCGTAGCGCTCTGTGGGGCTGGGTTCGGCCGTCTCGCGGCTGTGGGTTCGTCGTGGCCGGGTCCGCCCACGCGGCGGAGCCGCGTATCGGACACAGCCCCGCGACCCTTCGCTACGCCGTC is a genomic window of Streptomyces griseochromogenes containing:
- a CDS encoding ferritin-like fold-containing protein; its protein translation is MTSSDKPENASAASPEHTGVAAQDWAQASADPHYRAAVVDLLGALAYGELAAFERLAEDAKLAPTLADKAELAKMASAEFHHFERLRDRLAEIGEEPTAAMEPFVAALDGFHKQTAPSDWLEGLVKAYVGDSIASDFYREVAARLDSDTRELVLAVLDDTGHAGFAVEKVRAAIDADPRVGGRLALWARRLMGEALSQSQRVVADRDALSTMLVGGVADGFDLAEVGRMFSRITEAHTKRMAALGLAA